In Zobellia roscoffensis, the following are encoded in one genomic region:
- a CDS encoding vanadium-dependent haloperoxidase has protein sequence MNKIFIAILSLVFAISCKAPQKEEPIIISPEDLNASIDEVTEIMIHDIFSPPVASRIFAYPNVAAYEIMAMSNDNYNPLAGQLNGLNPIPKPDTTKTINYDVAAMVAHMELSKRLIFSEDRMESLRDSLYTVWQGKNPVLFTNSKAYGLLVADHIGEWMKSDNYAQTRTMPKFTVDADDETRWQPTPPAYMDGIEPHWNKIRTFVIDSAAQFKPIPPPAFSLEKDSPFFKELKEVYDISNRITEEGDTSEEIQIAQFWDCNPYVSVTRGHLMFATKKITPGAHWMGIAKIAARKTDSDFSKALYAYTKASVAMADAFISCWDEKYRSNLIRPETLINQHIDDSWKPVLQTPPFPEYTSGHSVVSGAASVALTDVFGDNFAFDDDTETPYGLPVRSFTSFKQAADEAAVSRMYGGIHYRAAVEVGVKQGRDLGNFIMANLNMLNNSKVAQN, from the coding sequence ATGAATAAAATTTTTATTGCAATACTATCGCTTGTTTTTGCCATTTCGTGCAAAGCTCCTCAAAAGGAAGAACCTATTATCATTAGTCCTGAAGACCTTAATGCTTCTATAGACGAGGTTACGGAAATTATGATTCACGATATATTCTCTCCTCCGGTAGCGAGTAGAATATTTGCTTATCCAAACGTAGCGGCTTATGAAATAATGGCCATGTCTAACGATAATTACAACCCTTTGGCAGGTCAGTTAAATGGACTTAACCCCATACCTAAACCTGACACTACAAAAACCATCAACTACGATGTGGCAGCAATGGTTGCCCACATGGAACTTAGTAAAAGGTTGATATTCTCCGAAGACCGTATGGAAAGCTTACGCGACAGTCTTTATACAGTTTGGCAAGGCAAAAATCCTGTTTTGTTTACCAATTCTAAAGCATACGGTTTACTAGTAGCAGACCATATTGGTGAATGGATGAAAAGTGATAATTACGCACAAACTCGTACCATGCCAAAATTTACGGTAGATGCGGATGACGAAACACGATGGCAGCCAACACCTCCCGCCTACATGGATGGTATTGAGCCTCATTGGAACAAAATCCGGACTTTTGTAATTGATTCCGCCGCACAGTTTAAGCCTATTCCACCGCCAGCATTTTCACTCGAGAAAGATTCTCCTTTTTTCAAGGAGCTTAAAGAAGTTTATGATATAAGCAATAGAATTACGGAAGAAGGCGATACTTCTGAAGAGATTCAGATTGCCCAGTTTTGGGACTGTAATCCTTATGTTTCGGTAACACGAGGTCATTTAATGTTCGCTACCAAGAAAATTACTCCAGGTGCGCATTGGATGGGTATTGCAAAAATTGCAGCCCGTAAAACTGATAGTGATTTTTCCAAAGCATTATATGCTTACACCAAAGCTTCAGTTGCTATGGCCGATGCTTTTATTAGCTGTTGGGACGAAAAGTACAGAAGTAACCTTATACGTCCCGAAACATTGATTAATCAGCATATTGATGATAGTTGGAAACCGGTTTTGCAAACGCCACCCTTCCCAGAATACACAAGTGGTCATAGCGTGGTTTCAGGTGCTGCCTCCGTAGCATTAACAGATGTTTTTGGGGACAATTTTGCTTTTGATGACGATACTGAAACGCCTTATGGCCTACCGGTCCGTAGTTTTACTTCCTTTAAACAAGCAGCAGACGAAGCTGCTGTTAGCCGCATGTACGGTGGTATTCATTACCGTGCAGCTGTAGAGGTTGGGGTTAAACAAGGTAGAGACTTAGGCAATTTTATAATGGCGAATCTAAACATGCTCAACAACAGCAAAGTCGCTCAAAACTAA
- a CDS encoding VCBS repeat-containing protein produces the protein MLFKHTYIYFYLALFTFSGCGKKQGSLFNNPPAEETGITFKNTLTETDDLNILDYLYFYNGGGVAIGDIDNDGLPDIFFSGNQVKNKLYRNKGNLQFEDISETAGIEGNSTWNTGSVMGDINGDGLLDIYVCAVVGINGFNGYNELFLNNGDGTFTESAATYGLDFDSYSSNAAFIDFDLDGDLDIYLLNHAVHTQESFGKADLRLKRNFQTGDKLLRNDGNTFTDVSENAGIYGGVNGYGLGLAVSDFNQDGYPDIYVGNDFHEDDYYYLNNGDGTFTESSKQFFGHTSRFSMGNDVADINHDGWPDLISLDMLPQDEKVLKSSEGDDNIQTQKLRTERYGYGYQFTRNMLNINQQNSTFSETALMSGVAATDWSWSALFGDYDQDGEQDLFIANGIPKRPNDLDFINFVSSEQIQSKMNNTKLMDQQALDKMPAGKIHNYIFKGSDDLTFKDESGQWIAIDTLVSGATAIGDLDNDGDLDLVTNNLNGTAALYVNKTDNKANYLKLKLKNKGKNTFGIGTKVFSYAKGKLQYKELYTVRGFQASSEPVIHFGYGDITQVDSLKVIWPNGTYQTLKNVETNQTLEVEANSNTTFDYTSLQPNNQPLFEKAEHNLGIDFIHIEDNYTDFNRQKLIPYQVSDRGPATAIGDLNGDGNKDIFFGGSKYIPSQVYIQNDTAFAPFHITEITKDSIKEDITAIISDFNSDGKNDLIVGTGGGDFYNKMEPLLDSYYIQNNTTFETSSLPESFQNTSVLAPYDFDGDGDLDLFVGGQTISNDFGKIPESALLINENGRFLNKNDESLSNLGMVTDAIWTDFDSDGTDDLIVIGEWMSPVFFKNVKGKLSKIDVTQKNLNGLWQTIVPFDIDHDGDTDYLLGNWGSNTKFKASTEHPLKMFYGDFDNNRQTETITTIEKDGKYYPLEGLDGLSSQLVFLKKKFNTYASFAGSSIEDIFDKEVLKQAKILEVNELRSGYLKNENGKFNFVPFQNELQVSPIMAMLPYDFNGDGNEEVLAAGNYFGVKPYHGRFDSFGGALIKDENNVILGPQIDFDLSQKSVRHLNIIDLKSEKYLLVTINNNAAEVYRLKRKKNTNE, from the coding sequence GTGCTTTTCAAACACACATATATATACTTCTACCTCGCACTCTTTACTTTTTCCGGTTGCGGTAAAAAGCAGGGTTCACTTTTTAATAATCCACCTGCCGAAGAGACAGGTATTACCTTTAAAAATACCCTTACAGAAACAGATGACCTTAACATTTTAGACTATCTCTATTTTTATAACGGAGGCGGAGTAGCCATTGGAGATATTGACAATGACGGGCTTCCTGATATTTTCTTCTCGGGTAACCAAGTAAAGAACAAACTCTATAGGAACAAAGGTAATCTACAGTTTGAAGATATTAGTGAAACTGCCGGTATTGAAGGGAACAGCACTTGGAACACAGGTTCCGTAATGGGCGATATAAACGGAGACGGTCTCTTGGATATTTACGTATGCGCCGTGGTGGGCATTAATGGATTCAACGGTTATAACGAACTGTTTCTAAACAACGGCGATGGCACTTTTACGGAAAGTGCCGCTACATACGGACTTGATTTTGATTCGTACAGTTCCAATGCCGCTTTTATTGATTTTGATTTAGATGGTGACTTAGACATCTATCTGTTGAACCATGCCGTACACACCCAAGAGTCTTTTGGAAAAGCAGATTTACGTCTCAAACGTAATTTTCAAACTGGAGACAAACTACTGCGTAATGACGGCAATACATTTACAGATGTAAGTGAAAATGCGGGAATCTATGGCGGTGTAAACGGATACGGTTTAGGACTAGCAGTTTCAGATTTTAACCAAGATGGTTATCCGGATATTTATGTGGGTAATGATTTCCATGAAGATGATTACTACTATTTGAACAATGGCGATGGTACTTTTACCGAAAGTTCAAAACAATTTTTTGGACATACCTCTCGCTTTTCAATGGGTAATGACGTGGCGGATATAAATCATGATGGCTGGCCTGATTTGATTTCCTTGGATATGCTTCCGCAAGATGAAAAAGTTTTGAAATCATCTGAAGGTGATGACAATATACAAACCCAAAAATTGCGTACAGAGCGTTATGGATACGGGTACCAGTTCACTAGAAATATGTTGAACATCAATCAGCAAAACAGCACTTTTTCAGAAACTGCACTTATGAGTGGCGTAGCCGCTACGGACTGGAGCTGGAGTGCCCTTTTTGGTGATTATGACCAAGATGGCGAACAAGATTTGTTCATAGCCAATGGTATCCCTAAACGACCGAACGATTTAGATTTCATCAATTTTGTCAGTAGCGAGCAAATTCAAAGCAAGATGAACAATACCAAGTTAATGGACCAACAAGCTTTGGACAAAATGCCTGCCGGAAAAATCCATAACTACATTTTTAAGGGTTCAGATGATTTAACCTTCAAAGATGAATCTGGCCAATGGATAGCTATAGATACGCTGGTTTCCGGAGCTACCGCCATAGGAGACCTAGACAATGATGGTGACTTGGATCTAGTTACCAACAACCTGAACGGAACCGCTGCGCTCTACGTTAATAAAACAGACAATAAAGCAAACTATCTAAAGCTAAAATTGAAAAACAAAGGCAAAAATACTTTTGGTATTGGCACCAAGGTTTTCTCTTATGCGAAAGGAAAATTGCAATATAAAGAACTGTATACGGTTAGAGGTTTTCAGGCTTCTTCCGAACCTGTGATTCATTTTGGTTATGGAGATATCACACAGGTTGACTCTCTTAAAGTAATCTGGCCAAATGGTACATATCAAACTTTAAAAAATGTAGAAACCAATCAGACTTTGGAGGTAGAAGCCAATAGCAACACTACATTTGACTATACCAGTTTACAGCCAAATAATCAACCACTTTTTGAAAAGGCCGAACATAATTTAGGTATCGATTTTATTCATATCGAGGATAATTATACAGACTTCAACCGTCAAAAATTGATTCCCTATCAGGTCTCAGACCGTGGTCCCGCAACGGCAATAGGAGATTTAAACGGTGATGGCAATAAAGATATTTTCTTTGGTGGATCAAAGTATATCCCCTCACAAGTTTATATCCAGAACGATACGGCGTTTGCTCCGTTTCATATAACCGAAATAACAAAAGATTCTATCAAGGAAGACATAACTGCAATTATTTCCGATTTTAATTCAGACGGTAAAAACGACCTTATTGTTGGAACGGGCGGTGGTGACTTCTATAATAAAATGGAACCGTTATTGGATTCGTACTACATTCAAAACAATACTACGTTTGAAACCTCAAGTCTACCGGAAAGTTTCCAGAATACTTCAGTTCTCGCTCCCTATGATTTTGATGGAGATGGAGACCTTGATCTGTTCGTTGGCGGCCAGACCATTTCAAATGACTTTGGAAAAATTCCTGAATCCGCTCTACTTATAAACGAGAATGGCAGATTTTTGAATAAGAACGACGAAAGTCTGTCTAATTTGGGTATGGTTACCGACGCCATTTGGACCGATTTTGATTCTGACGGCACAGATGACCTCATTGTAATTGGCGAATGGATGTCTCCGGTATTTTTTAAGAATGTAAAAGGAAAACTGAGTAAAATTGATGTTACCCAGAAAAATTTAAATGGACTCTGGCAAACTATTGTTCCTTTTGACATAGACCATGATGGCGATACGGATTACTTGCTTGGCAATTGGGGCAGCAACACGAAGTTCAAAGCGTCTACAGAACATCCTTTGAAAATGTTCTACGGTGATTTTGACAACAACAGACAGACCGAAACCATAACCACTATAGAAAAAGATGGTAAATACTATCCTTTGGAAGGTCTGGACGGGCTTTCCTCTCAACTCGTTTTCCTTAAAAAGAAATTCAATACCTATGCTTCATTTGCGGGTTCCTCTATTGAAGATATTTTTGATAAAGAGGTTTTAAAACAAGCAAAAATACTAGAGGTAAACGAACTTCGTTCTGGCTATTTAAAAAACGAAAATGGTAAATTCAACTTCGTCCCGTTTCAAAATGAGCTACAGGTCTCACCAATTATGGCAATGCTTCCGTATGATTTTAATGGCGATGGAAATGAAGAGGTCTTGGCCGCCGGAAATTATTTTGGTGTTAAACCCTATCACGGCAGATTCGATTCTTTTGGGGGCGCATTGATTAAAGATGAAAATAATGTAATTTTAGGCCCTCAAATTGATTTTGACTTAAGTCAAAAATCAGTGCGCCATCTAAATATCATTGACCTTAAAAGTGAAAAATATCTCTTGGTCACGATCAACAACAATGCTGCAGAGGTTTATCGATTGAAAAGAAAAAAAAATACCAATGAATAA
- a CDS encoding VCBS repeat-containing protein, whose amino-acid sequence MQSITKMVFKAPLWTVIFIMTLLVSCKSETKEDTAETQKKETLFSMLPAEETGIDFINAVQNQKNFNIFKYRNFYNGGGVAIGDINNDGLADIYLSANMGPNKLYLNKGDFKFEDISEKAGVVGNKPWSTGVVMADINADGLLDIYVSNAGNMEGNNHDNDLYINNGDLTFSEKAKDYNLAETGFSTHASFFDYDKDGDLDAYILNNSNIPVSSLGYAEQRSVRAQDWEGVPHIFRGVGDMLLRNDNGTFTDVSEEAGIYGSLIGFGLGVMVSDINGDLWPDIYVSNDFYERDYLYINQKDGTFTEEIKEWTSHLSLSAMGIDMADINNDGNADIFITDMLPEGDERVKSVMEFEGYNVFRLKQSKDFYQQYIQNTLQLNNGNGSFSEIAYHSGVAKTDWSWAGLLFDMDNDGLRDIFITNGVNHDLTDLDFVDFFANEIIQKMALTGKKESIDSIINKMPIKPQPNYAYRNNGDITFDNAAVDWGFEIPSLSNGAAYGDLDNDGDLDLVVNNVNMQSFIYKNKTNELTDNHFIKLKFVGEGQNPFAVGTSIKMYYDDQVVFQELIPSRGFQSSVDYVMDIGLGATTTVDSLRVIWPDDYTQKLENVSADQLLTLKRSEATEKYSLPKPSKIKTLLTELKNDKLAPHKEDVYQDFDYEGLISKSVSQEGPALAVGDANGDGNEDIFLGGADGQPGVVYIHSGNGKLSKKPLSFDIDFEDTAAAFFDADGDGDQDLVVGSGGNRINQENTYKPRLYLNDGKGNFSKAKDDLPSVFKNISVISPYDFDQDGDIDLFVGSRSVVGTYGIDPDHLFLENQGDGKFVDATERLAYDLKDAGMVTDAIWADIDGDGKQDLVTTSEWGRPNIYKNSGRRLSRLSTNLDSLYGWWNTAEAVDLDDDGDMDLVLGNQGTNVPYEASKEHPMKLWINDYDNNGTLEQITTRGFDGKDYPIHQKKELTGQIVSLKKQSLKASEYAKKTIDELFPKEIFERSIVKEANTMSSVIAINEGGGKFTIKKLPSRVQLSCVCGITCADVNKDGNLDLIMAGNNFEFKPQYSRLDASYGNVLLGDGNLNFKWQDYGTSGFFIKNEVKHLKQFKDKNGKSYLIAAINNSSPKIYALD is encoded by the coding sequence ATGCAATCAATAACCAAAATGGTTTTTAAAGCTCCCCTTTGGACAGTTATTTTTATAATGACCCTTCTCGTTTCGTGTAAAAGCGAAACGAAAGAGGATACTGCTGAAACCCAAAAAAAAGAAACACTCTTTAGTATGCTTCCGGCAGAAGAGACAGGCATCGATTTTATCAACGCTGTTCAGAACCAAAAGAATTTCAACATCTTCAAATACCGTAATTTCTATAATGGTGGTGGGGTTGCCATTGGTGATATCAACAATGACGGACTTGCAGACATCTACCTTTCTGCAAATATGGGTCCGAACAAACTATACCTCAATAAAGGCGATTTTAAGTTTGAAGATATTTCCGAGAAGGCAGGAGTTGTAGGGAATAAACCGTGGTCTACAGGTGTTGTCATGGCCGATATTAATGCAGACGGACTCCTAGACATTTACGTGAGCAATGCAGGTAACATGGAAGGCAACAATCATGACAATGACCTATACATTAATAACGGAGACCTTACCTTTTCTGAAAAAGCAAAAGACTATAACCTTGCCGAAACCGGCTTTTCTACTCATGCATCATTTTTTGATTATGATAAAGATGGCGACCTTGATGCCTATATTTTAAACAACAGCAATATTCCTGTTAGCAGTTTGGGTTATGCGGAACAACGCAGTGTTAGAGCACAGGACTGGGAAGGCGTACCACATATTTTTAGAGGTGTGGGCGATATGCTTTTACGCAATGACAATGGTACATTTACAGATGTAAGTGAGGAAGCTGGCATTTACGGAAGCCTTATTGGCTTTGGTCTTGGCGTTATGGTCAGTGACATTAACGGAGACTTGTGGCCTGATATCTACGTTTCTAATGACTTTTATGAACGAGATTACCTTTACATCAACCAAAAAGATGGCACTTTTACAGAGGAAATAAAAGAGTGGACTTCCCACCTGTCACTTTCCGCAATGGGTATTGACATGGCCGATATTAATAATGACGGCAATGCCGATATTTTTATTACGGACATGCTTCCAGAAGGAGACGAACGTGTAAAATCAGTCATGGAATTTGAAGGCTACAATGTTTTCAGATTAAAACAGAGTAAAGATTTTTATCAGCAGTACATTCAAAATACTTTACAACTCAATAATGGCAATGGTTCCTTTTCTGAAATTGCCTACCACAGTGGCGTAGCAAAAACGGACTGGAGTTGGGCCGGACTTTTATTTGATATGGATAATGACGGTCTTCGGGATATTTTCATCACCAATGGAGTAAACCATGACCTAACGGACCTTGATTTTGTAGATTTCTTTGCCAATGAAATCATTCAAAAAATGGCACTAACGGGTAAAAAAGAATCCATAGATTCCATTATCAATAAAATGCCCATTAAACCGCAACCCAATTATGCATACCGAAACAATGGCGATATAACTTTTGACAACGCCGCAGTTGATTGGGGCTTTGAAATCCCCAGTTTATCGAACGGAGCGGCATACGGAGACCTTGATAATGATGGAGACTTAGACCTTGTTGTGAACAATGTAAACATGCAGTCGTTCATATACAAGAACAAAACCAATGAGCTAACGGACAATCACTTTATAAAATTAAAGTTCGTAGGCGAAGGGCAGAATCCGTTTGCTGTAGGCACAAGCATTAAAATGTATTATGATGACCAGGTGGTTTTTCAAGAATTGATTCCCTCACGTGGTTTTCAATCTTCGGTAGATTATGTAATGGATATTGGTCTAGGTGCAACCACAACAGTAGATTCCCTTCGGGTTATTTGGCCAGATGATTACACCCAGAAACTAGAGAATGTTTCTGCAGACCAGCTTTTAACCTTAAAAAGGTCTGAGGCAACCGAGAAATATAGCCTGCCCAAACCATCCAAAATAAAAACACTGCTCACCGAACTGAAAAACGATAAGTTAGCCCCGCACAAAGAAGATGTTTATCAAGACTTTGATTATGAGGGATTAATTTCCAAATCGGTATCACAAGAAGGCCCTGCATTGGCTGTTGGAGATGCAAATGGCGATGGCAATGAAGATATTTTCTTAGGAGGAGCCGATGGGCAACCCGGAGTAGTATATATCCATTCCGGTAATGGCAAGCTTTCTAAAAAGCCATTAAGCTTTGATATTGACTTTGAGGATACCGCTGCTGCATTTTTTGATGCCGATGGCGATGGCGACCAAGACTTGGTGGTGGGTTCGGGCGGAAATCGCATTAATCAAGAAAACACATATAAACCTAGATTATATCTAAATGACGGAAAAGGGAATTTTAGTAAAGCAAAAGATGACCTCCCTTCTGTCTTTAAAAACATTTCAGTTATTTCTCCCTATGATTTTGACCAAGATGGCGATATTGACCTGTTTGTTGGTTCAAGAAGTGTTGTTGGCACCTACGGCATTGATCCCGATCATCTCTTTTTGGAGAATCAAGGTGATGGAAAATTCGTTGATGCCACGGAGCGATTGGCATACGACCTTAAAGATGCAGGCATGGTAACGGATGCTATTTGGGCCGATATTGATGGGGATGGCAAACAGGATCTTGTTACCACATCCGAATGGGGAAGACCCAATATTTACAAAAATTCAGGTAGGCGCTTAAGCCGACTTTCAACAAACCTTGACAGTCTTTACGGGTGGTGGAACACTGCGGAAGCCGTTGACCTTGATGATGATGGCGATATGGATTTGGTGTTAGGAAATCAAGGTACAAACGTACCCTACGAAGCCTCTAAAGAACATCCCATGAAATTATGGATCAATGACTATGATAATAACGGAACGTTGGAGCAGATTACAACTCGAGGGTTTGATGGAAAGGATTATCCTATTCACCAGAAAAAAGAGCTGACCGGACAAATTGTTTCCCTAAAAAAGCAAAGTTTAAAAGCTTCGGAATACGCCAAAAAAACAATTGACGAGCTTTTCCCAAAAGAAATATTTGAGCGCAGTATTGTTAAAGAGGCCAACACCATGTCTTCCGTAATTGCCATTAATGAAGGTGGTGGTAAATTCACTATTAAAAAATTGCCCTCACGTGTTCAACTTTCATGCGTTTGCGGTATTACTTGTGCCGATGTTAATAAAGATGGCAACCTAGATCTGATCATGGCCGGAAATAATTTTGAGTTCAAGCCACAATACTCTCGTTTAGATGCCAGCTATGGCAATGTGCTTTTGGGCGATGGAAACCTAAATTTTAAATGGCAAGATTACGGCACTAGTGGTTTTTTTATAAAAAATGAAGTAAAACACTTGAAACAATTCAAAGATAAAAATGGCAAAAGTTATCTGATTGCAGCTATAAACAATAGCTCTCCAAAAATTTACGCGTTAGATTAA
- a CDS encoding GyrI-like domain-containing protein gives MRKKIGLILVALVLVALVWYLFIKPNDYTVRFHTKASTGTVNQIAKFWVNQNENASFVTQKNLGDFTHIQSLNDTSLTYNWQVTISNDSTSQVKVYITDQENSLINRILIPFLDTDFKKRSKNTVKEVFDLLNSHLSNFKTTVLGKAIIPEKYCACVSLKSTQLEKVKGMMENYAKLSGFIAKNNIELDGRPMIAIEKWDVQKDSITYNFCFPIIKSDSLPQKEGIFYKRIEEQKALKAIYNGNYLTSDRAWYALLDYAAKKKLTVSKTPIEVFHTNPNMGGNELEWKAEIFMPLQAQEPE, from the coding sequence ATGCGCAAAAAAATAGGACTAATTCTAGTCGCTCTAGTATTAGTAGCGCTAGTTTGGTATCTCTTTATTAAACCGAATGATTATACAGTCCGGTTTCATACCAAAGCCTCCACCGGAACGGTCAACCAGATTGCGAAATTTTGGGTTAATCAAAATGAAAACGCCTCTTTTGTGACTCAAAAAAACTTGGGCGATTTCACCCATATTCAATCATTGAACGATACTAGCCTAACCTATAATTGGCAGGTAACCATATCAAACGATTCTACCTCTCAAGTAAAAGTCTACATTACGGACCAAGAGAATAGTCTAATTAACAGAATACTGATTCCCTTTTTGGATACTGATTTTAAAAAACGTTCTAAAAACACCGTCAAGGAAGTTTTTGATCTATTGAACAGTCACCTTTCCAACTTTAAAACTACCGTTTTAGGCAAAGCTATTATTCCAGAAAAATATTGCGCCTGTGTTTCCTTAAAAAGTACCCAGCTAGAAAAAGTAAAGGGTATGATGGAGAACTACGCTAAACTAAGTGGCTTTATAGCAAAAAATAACATTGAACTTGATGGACGACCTATGATCGCTATAGAAAAATGGGATGTACAAAAAGACAGTATTACATATAACTTTTGCTTTCCCATTATTAAATCCGATAGTCTTCCGCAAAAAGAAGGTATATTCTACAAACGCATAGAAGAACAAAAAGCCTTAAAGGCCATCTATAACGGAAACTATCTAACCTCGGACCGTGCTTGGTATGCATTACTAGACTACGCTGCCAAGAAGAAACTTACGGTTTCCAAAACGCCTATTGAGGTATTTCATACCAACCCAAATATGGGCGGAAATGAACTGGAATGGAAAGCGGAAATTTTTATGCCTTTACAAGCACAAGAACCCGAATAG